AATCAGTAACATGAGGTGTTTAACATCTTAGTAGAGGGGCAGCTCATCCCAGTAcccagaatttcagaaaattgaCCACTGAGGTCCCATTTGAAGCAACATTATCACAAGAAAGCTTCTGGCAGAGAAAGATGAGCAAAGCAAGAATAATCCCCTGTTCATCCACCATTATGAACATCCAGGACGGCAAATTCTCATTgtttcagctgcattttgcttGCTCTGCCTTCACATAGAAGCTCATTTCACCAAGATTCAGACCAGAAACCCTTAAGAGCACTTGCTCTTGAAGCACACATATGAACCTGACTGTGACTTCCCCTTTGCCTGTGCTCTCCCACCCACACAGAGCACACTGAAAGCGTTTACTGAAAGCAGTAAAAATCCAGTGCTACATCACCTTTTTCAGGAGCCCAAAGAGCACATCTGTGTGTATGGTCCTCTCATGGGCCTCATCCAGCATGATAATGGCATACTGGGTGAGATCTGGGTCTATCAGGCACTCTCTCAGTAACATCCCATCTGTCATGTATTTGATGACAGTCTCAGGACTGGTGCAGTCCTCAAATCGAATGGTGTAGCCAACCTGGAAGGAAGAGTTGCACAGAAACAGAAGTTACACAATTATCAGCCTCATTAACTCCCAGTTTGATTACTCCACAAACTCACTTTACAGCCCACAAGGGAatagacacacagacacacaagaAAACTAGCTCCAGTACTGTTTTTCCTACTTTTCCTCATGCTTATTTTGGCATCTTCAACATGGAAATTTACCTCTTGTCCCAAGCAGCAACCAAATTCCTCTGACACCCTCTTTGCAACAGACATTGCAGCCACTCTGCGAGGCTGAGTACATCCAATCTTTCCTCTTGAGGTGTATCCTGCCTCAGCCAGGTACTGGGTAATCTGGGTTGTTTTCCCAGATCCTGTCTCTCCAATAACAATCAGAATCTGGTTGTCATGCACAGCCTAGAAAAGGTCAGAAAACATTTGTCAAAATCtttaataaatcaaaacaaaccaaacaaaatcagcATGGGCTATCTGGGACTCAAATGAGCAGCTCTTGCTTCTGCTTCAATTGACCCAGAACAAAAACCATGTAAGTATTCCTACTGATCAAGTCAGCAACCTGTTTAACTGCTCAGCTGAATTATCCCTTGCTCATATGATCTTAGTATCAACTTTgatttacataaataaatatccaGAATTTCATTAAAGTacaaagatatatatatatatacataatactttaaaatacataatgtGAACTAAAGTTCTGCACTTAAAATTTTCAGCTGGCTATTCAGCTGtcaaaaaactaaaccaaagaCTATTTCAATTACTGCTTGCTCAAACCAGAATGCCTTTTCATGAGTCTTACTTGTATCAGCTGCTCCTTCAGTCTGAAGATTGGGAGACTCTCCCTCTGTTCAATGATGGAAAGCTGTGTCTTCTTACCATAAGAAGCTTTGTTGCCACCAAACGCATGTTTCTTCCACTCTGGGATATCATTTGGCATCATCCCAATACCTCGCATGTTTGCAGCTATTTGTCTTCCATCCACTTGAAAAGAAACAATTCCATCATTACATCCAGGTTcacacagcacagaccctgATGATCCTGCTCCAACTGCTCCATCATCCAGGCCTTTTATTCTGtgtgtttaaatgttttttaagtTCCTACATCTATATCCCCACTATTACAGGCTACACTGTACACTTCCCTTGACATTCCTATTTCCATTTCAGTGGAAAAGTATTTCTTCTTTGACTCACTTTTAAAGTGTGGCAAACAAACAGTATCAAGACATTTCTCCTGGGTTACTCAAGTAGCACAAAACAGGTACAGTTCACCTGTGCTCAGACATACCATCAGGGAGAGGATCCACCCAGTGTGTGTTGAGGCCCATGGGGATGGAATccatctctgcttctctctgggCTTGTTTaagctctctcctctctttggCTAAAGCACTTTGCATCATTGCAGCCTGGGATAAGGAACCATCTGGATTCTGgagaacaagaggaaaagacTTCGAGCACTACCATTCTTTCGCCTTCAATTATCTTTCTGTTGTCACTGTCttttagaagaaatttttaaaatgcttttaaaatgttaaattttagTAGATTTCCAGGATACTCTCATCAGGCTAGCCTCATGAACTTTCACATTCACAATTAATCTGGAGCATCCTTACACTGCCCAGTCAGAAGGATTATGGGAACAACCAACGAAAAGTATTTCTTTACTACCTCCtactttcaaaagaaaatttttcaataagaaaaagcagaattgaGAAATTTTATTCTAACACACCTatgaaaaatggcatttcagtTTCATTATTCCACTTCACGTCACCAGTTAAGTTAGAACCCAGCTTTATTTGGAAGGAGCTTCAGTTCAGTGGTTATGTTTTTCAGGGCTCTCAGTAACGTGCAATTGGGAAATTTCTTGTTAAAttactaaatatttatttcatttaatcGAGTGCATTGCTTTTAGCCCTGGAAATCTCTTACCTTTACTATTTTAATGGGACTCATATCCATGCTCTGTTTAGTGTGACCTCGAAGAAATGGTGGCTCTTCTTCAACTAGCTCAATCTCAAGATCTTCATCTAAAATTCACAAGTGACAGAAAAGTTATACATTTTTCAGGTATATAAAAGTGCCTCTTCAAATAATGCTTTATGTGTATACTTGATTATAAGGTACTTAAgagttttaaaactgaaaacactgcaaataaaaatgcacagataGGGCACACTTAAATGCCACTAATAATAAAGCCAGAGGAACTCTAGCTCCAAATGTACAAGATGACAGCAAATTATGAGATTATTTATAGTTACTTTTATCATCACTATCTTTTCAAATTACATCCAGAAAGACAAGGAATTTACAACAATAAGACTACTGGGAAATACTACCTTCTTCATCATCAACTTTAGGAAGAATCCCAGTCTCTTCATCAAAGTCAGGAAACTCTTCCTTGGAAAGCACATTAGCTGCAATCATCTGGAAACAGAATGAATACCACATGAGTATGTCCCCATGAACAAACAACTCATGCCTCTGACTCAGTTCTAACCCCATTCCTGTAAAACAAGAACAAAGGAATGGTCCTGTATCCTGGCACACCCCTCCCCAGCTCATCCAGCCTCTGACCAAACAGCACAAATAGCACCAAAATAGTCCCAAATCAGCAGACAGCAATTCAGAGTTAAGGAGTAAGTTACACAATCAATTAATCCAGGAGTTGTATTCTAGTTCATTAAACCCCCTGGCAACTTCATAGCCTGACATCCTATTTCCCTGAAAGCAGCACACACCTGTTTGATCTCCCACTTCTCTGGGTCTGAAATCCGGGTGAGGCGTTTCCGTTCCAGGCTGTCATCCTCCACCTCGGGGGCATTCACCAGGGACAAGTGACTGGGCCTGTCTGGGTTCCTCATGGACGTTTCTTCATTGGTTTCTCCAACCAGGTTCCTTCTACGGTTTGGGTTTAAATCTTCCCCAGTGTCTTGATCAACATCCTACATTACATAGATCAATTAATCAATCAGCTCTAGACTTCTCATCTATCAAATATAGTGCTTTCTAATGCCAGCAACAGCCCATCCACAGAAGATGCTGCCTTGTaggctttttgggtttttttcagctggtACTGCTGGGTAAGAACATCCTCAGCTGTGGAACACTCTACTCTGTCTTGGCAATAGTAGTgatttagtttaaaattaaaagtttctCTCCTACTCAAAAAGGAAGACAAACAGCAACAAATTGAGGTTTACCTTGTCTTGCCTCTTTGATATCATATCAAGCCAAGAAATTGTTAGGAACACTACATCTAAACTAAGAATCTAGAGAAAATGAGTTAAAAATAATAGGCAACCTAAATACAGAACAGTAACTCAGTTTTTAACTCCCAATTGAATGGTTATGTATTAGTTTCCAccaaaaagagtgaaaaatagcCAAAAGAGGCAACATTTGAAGAAATTTAGCACCTCTGTACCTTCATGCTCAGGCTGGTTTTGGATCCAGTAAAAGATAACACTTTGACTTTCACTCTTTGTCCTTTGCTCACAACATCAGCAACATTGGCAACACGTCCTTCCCTTCGTAGCTCTGAGATGTGCACCAAGCCTTCCCAACGTTTCCTGGGAGTGAAAAAAGAGGAGCACACCATTACTCTGACAGCCCTTCAGATCACTCAGaatctatataaaaatattttgctgtcaACAGATTGTGTATGTTCACAAACTGGATTTTGTAATGAGAATTTTATAATTCTCCGCtgtcaaatttatttttctgaaacagtcCTTCAAAGTCCAGAATACCTGCTGGTAGCCCCATCACACCTTTAAGGTACTAGCagaaaaaagagctgaaataatACCAAATCTATTGCAAACGTGAAAGGGTACCTCAGTCCTTCCAGCTGCACAAAGCATCCAAACTGCATTATGCTGGTGACTTTGCCGTTGTAGATGTCTCCAATGGAAGGTTCCTCAGCTGGGGGACGGTCTATGTGCTTGTCTCTCCACCTCTCATGGCTCTTCTCAAGGTACTTCTCTCGATCCCTGCGGTCCTTACTGGgactccagctcctgctccttgaCCTGTATCTGGATTTTCCCCTGTTCCTATCCCAAGTCCTGGAACGAGACCTGGAGCGAGATCTGTGCCTTCGCTTCCTGTCCCTGCTACGGCTTCggctcctcttccttttcttcaccCTGACAAACAAACATTTCACCTTTGCAGTGGATTTCCACctctggcagtgacagcagccaggCGCTTCCCCCCAGACACACAAGGCACCTACCGATGGTCgctgctcctctgctttccctgcctgtcTGCACTGGGCATCAGAGCTTCCAGCTCTTTCAGGGCATCAGCTGCCACTTTCACATCATCTTCATCCAGCATATTCtacaaaaacagaaaactgttgCCTCTTTCTGCAAAAGAGCTGATAAAAAACCTGTCACAAAGAATTAATCTACAGAATTATCATATGTGTAACTATTTAGAAAGAATGCAAGATAAAAAAAGATCAGATTCAATAtgtgactaaaaaaaaaaaataaagctctctcCCTATTTGGGCACAATATTGAGACAGTTCTGCCTTTATACAATAGAAATTTCCATCTCAATGCCCCAAATTatcacagaaatacaaaatgcaaGTACCTCATAGCATCCGAATAGAcaacatttttaattagtttgTAACACATCAGTACTTTGAACATTATCTGAGGAAGGCCAGGCTACAAATTTCATGTCACAAGAGTCTCATCTTCCACATATTCTGCAAAATAGTATCAACATGGGAGCTGCTAACAGCAATTCTTTGCAACAATGTGCAGTAACAACAAACTTCTACCTCTTGCACATTTCATTTCTCAAAGTTCACATTTATACATGCATTAGACAGAGAAAAGAGGTTGAAACTAACTGGGAAAAAAGACTAAAAGTTTTCACACAGTCacaaatgaaatctgaaatgaCCACCTTACCCTGATGTTGGGATTGTCAGGCCTGCAAAGGGCTGGATACAATTCCCtcaacttttctttctctgatttGGGTTTGACAACTGCCTCTgattttgagattaaaaaagaaaaaaaaaaaggcacaatgaaacagaaaacttaGAACTGCTACAACAGTTCCCTCTTGATTTTTCTATAACTGAATATAAAGtttaattttcatctgaatGTAAAGGTTGATACAGCTTTTACAGAGATTCAATTCAAGGAATACTGTGTTACCTTCCTTCAAATAGAATTCTGATGATTAGTGAATATGTGAAAGACTGAATACTCTGAGGAGCACACTCAGGATAACAACAGCAGGGTGCATGGTGCAATAGGATTTGCCTTCCAAGATTAAAACAGCAACTGCATCAGCCCCACCAAGCACTGGCTGCACGTACCTTTGCTCGTGGATGGTTTTGCTGGAGGCCGCATCGTCTGTATGAGACGTAGCAAGTTACTAATGAGGGAGTCCtgaaaaaatcaattaaatacTTCAAGAAATGACTGCAACACTTTCATTATTAGAATGCACAAGTGAGGGTTTATTTGCAGGACAAAAACCACTCAATTCTGAAGATGCAGGCTGATTTTTAGAAACTATCACTGGACTTTGTGTACATCCTAAAAAGGCGTAAGTTGAACCCAGAAATAATTATGACTATCTCATCTAAGTGACTTTTCTGTTAATCATTTGAATCACCTATTTAATCCAACCATAGTATTCCTAAGGAAACAATAAACATAGCATAAAAGCATCGTAAGAACAACATTTGCCTTcatgaaaaattgtttcttcCATATTTTAAATGCTCAATATAACAATAAACAATTTGAGTCCTCAGGAAGATGCTTTTCAAAGACTacaaaagtttttaaaaatatgaggaaggggaaggcaggggaaaCAGTAATACCAGAAGCTAATTAGTATCTAGTTTTCCAATTGAAGAAAACCAATAACTCCTCACAACTCtctctttaaaacagaaaactctAAAAAATACAGCACAACAGGAACAATATATAAATAACATTCGGGTGTCACTTACAGTGAACTCAGCACCATTCTTCAGAAGAATTGCTTTAAATGTGTCAAACGTGGTATTTT
The genomic region above belongs to Ficedula albicollis isolate OC2 chromosome 27, FicAlb1.5, whole genome shotgun sequence and contains:
- the DHX8 gene encoding ATP-dependent RNA helicase DHX8 — its product is MRPPAKPSTSKEAVVKPKSEKEKLRELYPALCRPDNPNIRNMLDEDDVKVAADALKELEALMPSADRQGKQRSSDHRVKKRKRSRSRSRDRKRRHRSRSRSRSRTWDRNRGKSRYRSRSRSWSPSKDRRDREKYLEKSHERWRDKHIDRPPAEEPSIGDIYNGKVTSIMQFGCFVQLEGLRKRWEGLVHISELRREGRVANVADVVSKGQRVKVKVLSFTGSKTSLSMKDVDQDTGEDLNPNRRRNLVGETNEETSMRNPDRPSHLSLVNAPEVEDDSLERKRLTRISDPEKWEIKQMIAANVLSKEEFPDFDEETGILPKVDDEEDEDLEIELVEEEPPFLRGHTKQSMDMSPIKIVKNPDGSLSQAAMMQSALAKERRELKQAQREAEMDSIPMGLNTHWVDPLPDVDGRQIAANMRGIGMMPNDIPEWKKHAFGGNKASYGKKTQLSIIEQRESLPIFRLKEQLIQAVHDNQILIVIGETGSGKTTQITQYLAEAGYTSRGKIGCTQPRRVAAMSVAKRVSEEFGCCLGQEVGYTIRFEDCTSPETVIKYMTDGMLLRECLIDPDLTQYAIIMLDEAHERTIHTDVLFGLLKKTVQKRQDMKLIVTSATLDAVKFSQYFYEAPIFTIPGRTYPVEILYTKEPETDYLDASLITVMQIHLTEPPGDILVFLTGQEEIDTACEILYERMKSLGPDVPELIILPVYSALPSEMQTRIFDPAPPGSRKVVIATNIAETSLTIDGIYYVVDPGFVKQKVYNSKTGIDQLVVTPISQAQAKQRAGRAGRTGPGKCYRLYTERAYRDEMLTTNVPEIQRTNLASTVLSLKAMGINDLLSFDFMDAPPMETLITAMEQLYTLGALDDEGLLTRLGRRMAEFPLEPMLCKMLIMSVHLGCSEEMLTIVSMLSVQNVFYRPKDKQALADQKKAKFHQTEGDHLTLLAVYNSWKNNKFSNPWCYENFIQARSLRRAQDIRKQMLGIMDRHKLDVVSCGKATVRVQKAICSGFFRNAAKKDPQEGYRTLIDQQVVYIHPSSALFNRQPEWVVYHELVLTTKEYMREVTTIDPRWLVEFAPAFFKVSDPTKLSKQKKQQRLEPLYNRYEEPNAWRISRAFRRR